The Actinosynnema mirum DSM 43827 genomic interval CCGTGACGTGCGCCTGCCAGTCCGGGAGCGCGCCCGCCGCCTTGGCCAGCGGCTCCACCGCGCCCTCGACGCCGATCCACAGCACACCGGGGAAGTGCCCGCACCCGCTGAACCGCACCGACGGGGCGGACATTCCCTCGAACGGGTCAAGCTTGCCCGCCGGGTCCGCCTCGCCGTGGAAGCACAGCGTGATGTGCCACCGCTCGGACGGGGACCAGCGCAGCTCGGGGTAGCCGGGCC includes:
- a CDS encoding 2'-5' RNA ligase family protein, whose protein sequence is MRLFTALFPPPEAVAELERALAEVRPGYPELRWSPSERWHITLCFHGEADPAGKLDPFEGMSAPSVRFSGCGHFPGVLWIGVEGAVEPLAKAAGALPDWQAHVTVARSRRAKRFPRLDFTGAEWTASEVALVRSELGVGYTVLERVQLATPSA